The following proteins are encoded in a genomic region of Amia ocellicauda isolate fAmiCal2 chromosome 6, fAmiCal2.hap1, whole genome shotgun sequence:
- the pou2f1a gene encoding POU domain, class 2, transcription factor 1a isoform X2, which produces MADGGAASQDESSGPESRMSNPSETNKPSMESGDSSTGAQTNGLDFQRQSVQTSAITNAHAQALLHQLTLTPAQQQLLIQQAQAQLLAAAVQHSANQQHNTTGATISASAATPITQIPISQPIQITPDLQQLQQLQQQNLNLQQFVLVQPGHPIATQLQPAQFIISQTTQGQSGLLQAQNLLTQLPQQSQANLLQTQPSITLTTQPATPTRTIAATPIQPLPQSQTTPKRMDTPSLEEPSDLEELEQFAKTFKQRRIKLGFTQGDVGLAMGKLYGNDFSQTTISRFEALNLSFKNMCKLKPLLEKWLNDAENLTSDQALSSPSALNSPGLGIEGLNRRRKKRTSIETNIRVALEKSFLEQNQKPTSEEITMIADQLNMEKEVIRVWFCNRRQKEKRINPPSSGSSSSTPIKAIFPTSTPMVPSTASLVTSNTPTTLTVNPVLPITSTAVTNLGFTGMRDTDTSRVLQRFAYYYGTTGIGAATTNTASVISTTPVASSVTSPSLSPSPTLHTSVTESPSTQETSTTTQTPCSLASSLSTGQVMVTASGLSAALQGATQLPTNAGLAAMAAAAGLNPGLMASSQFAPGGALLSLNPGTLGSALSPALMSNSTLATIQALASSGTLPITSLDASGNLLFANAGAGPLFLNPQNLSLLTSNPVSLVSAAAASAGASAQALNLQVTSAAAESNQNAVTSAAAATITTASKAQ; this is translated from the exons AATCAAGAATGAGTAATCCGTCAGAAACCAATAAACCTTCAATGGAGAGTGGGGATAGCAGCACAG GTGCCCAAACAAATGGACTCGACTTTCAGAGGCAGTCGGTGCAAACCAGTGCAATCACAAATGCACATGCACAGGCCTTACTTCACCAG TTGACTCTGACGCCAGCACAGCAGCAGTTGTTAATTCAACAAGCACAGGCTCAGCTGCTGGCAGCAGCAGTGCAGCACTCGGCCAACCAGCAGCATAACACCACTGGGGCTACAATCTCTGCGTCCGCAGCAACTCCAATCACACAAATCCCGATTTCACAGCCCATCCAAATAACGCCT gatttgcagcagctgcagcagttACAACAGCAAAACCTGAACCTACAGCAGTTCGTGCTAGTGCAGCCCGGCCACCCGATCGCAACCCAGCTGCAGCCGGCGCAGTTCATTATATCACAGACGACGCAGGGACAGTCGG GTCTCCTGCAAGCTCAAAATCTTTTAACTCAACTACCTCAACAAAGCCAAGCCAACCTCCTGCAGACACAGCCAAGCATCACCCTCACTACACAG CCAGCGACGCCGACACGCACAATAGCGGCGACCCCCATTCAGCCACTTCCACAGAGCCAGACGACACCAAAGCGAATGGACACTCCCAGCCTGGAGGAGCCCAGTGATCTGGAGGAGTTGGAGCAGTTTGCTAAGACTTTCAAACAGAGGAGAATCAAGCTGGGATTCACTCAG GGTGATGTTGGGCTTGCTATGGGAAAACTGTATGGAAATGATTTCAGCCAAACAACAATTTCTCGCTTTGAAGCCTTGAATCTCAGCTTTAAAAACATGTGCAAGCTTAAACCATTGCTCGAAAAGTGGCTAAACGATGCAG AGAATTTGACTTCTGACCAAGCTTTGTCCAGCCCAAGTGCCCTGAATTCCCCTGGACTGGGAATAGAGGGGCTGAATCGCAGGAGGAAGAAACGCACCAGCATTGAGACCAACATTAGAGTGGCCTTAGAAAAGAGCTTTCTGGAG CAGAACCAAAAACCTACCTCTGAGGAGATCACAATGATAGCTGACCAGCTGAACATGGAGAAGGAGGTAATCCGAGTCTGGTTCTGTAATCGACGGCAGAAGGAGAAGAGGATCAACCCACCTAGCAGTGGCAGTTCGAGCAGCACTCCTATCAAAGCAATCTTCCCCACATCCACCCCAATG GTGCCGAGCACTGCTAGCCTTGTGACCAGTAATACACCGACTACATTGACTGTAAACCCAGTTCTGCCTATAACAAGCACCGCTGTAACTAACCTTGGCTTCACAGGTATGAGGGACACAGATACTTCCAGAGTATTACAGCGTTTTGCTTATTATTACG GCACAACGGGCATCGGGGCAGCCACCACAAACACTGCATCGGTCATCTCGACCACTCCTGTAGCTTCCTCCGTGACCTCGCCTTCACTGAGCCCTTCCCCCACATTACACACCTCTGTCACAGAGTCCCCGAGCACGCAGGAGACCAGCACCACCACGCAGACACCCTGCTCCCTGGCCTCCTCTCTGAGCACCGGCCAGGTGATGGTCACAGCGTCAGGACTGTCGGCGGCACTGCAAGGGGCGACGCAGCTCCCTACCAACGCAGGACTTGCAGCGATGGCCGCAGCAGCTGGTCTCAATCCTGGTCTTATGGCATCCTCTCAGTTCGCGCCGGG TGGTGCCTTACTTAGCCTCAATCCAGGAACCCTCGGCAGTGCTTTAAGTCCAGCTTTGATGAGTAACAGCACTCTGGCAACTATTCAAG CTCTTGCATCTAGTGGGACTCTTCCAATAACCTCTCTGGATGCCAGTGGAAACCTGTTGTTTGCGAACGCCGGTGCCGGCCCGCTGTTCCTCAACCCCCAGAACCTCTCGCTGCTCACCAGCAACCCGGTCAGCCTGGTGTCTGCCGCGGCGGCCTCCGCAGGGGCCTCGGCTCAGGCGCTCAATCTCCAGGTCACTTCCGCAGCTGCCGAGTCCAACCAGAACGCGGTCACCTCCGCTGCGGCAGCCACCATCACTACTGCCTCCAAGGCTCAATGA
- the pou2f1a gene encoding POU domain, class 2, transcription factor 1a isoform X1, translating into MADGGAASQDESSGPESRMSNPSETNKPSMESGDSSTGAQTNGLDFQRQSVQTSAITNAHAQALLHQSKTEESGDSQVSSQPSVQGVLPQTQLMLAGGQITGLTLTPAQQQLLIQQAQAQLLAAAVQHSANQQHNTTGATISASAATPITQIPISQPIQITPDLQQLQQLQQQNLNLQQFVLVQPGHPIATQLQPAQFIISQTTQGQSGLLQAQNLLTQLPQQSQANLLQTQPSITLTTQPATPTRTIAATPIQPLPQSQTTPKRMDTPSLEEPSDLEELEQFAKTFKQRRIKLGFTQGDVGLAMGKLYGNDFSQTTISRFEALNLSFKNMCKLKPLLEKWLNDAENLTSDQALSSPSALNSPGLGIEGLNRRRKKRTSIETNIRVALEKSFLEQNQKPTSEEITMIADQLNMEKEVIRVWFCNRRQKEKRINPPSSGSSSSTPIKAIFPTSTPMVPSTASLVTSNTPTTLTVNPVLPITSTAVTNLGFTGTTGIGAATTNTASVISTTPVASSVTSPSLSPSPTLHTSVTESPSTQETSTTTQTPCSLASSLSTGQVMVTASGLSAALQGATQLPTNAGLAAMAAAAGLNPGLMASSQFAPGGALLSLNPGTLGSALSPALMSNSTLATIQALASSGTLPITSLDASGNLLFANAGAGPLFLNPQNLSLLTSNPVSLVSAAAASAGASAQALNLQVTSAAAESNQNAVTSAAAATITTASKAQ; encoded by the exons AATCAAGAATGAGTAATCCGTCAGAAACCAATAAACCTTCAATGGAGAGTGGGGATAGCAGCACAG GTGCCCAAACAAATGGACTCGACTTTCAGAGGCAGTCGGTGCAAACCAGTGCAATCACAAATGCACATGCACAGGCCTTACTTCACCAG TCTAAAACAGAAGAATCTGGTGATTCTCAAGTCTCAAGCCAGCCCTCAGTACAAGGGGTGCTTCCACAGACTCAGCTCATGTTGGCTGGAGGACAGATCACTGGA TTGACTCTGACGCCAGCACAGCAGCAGTTGTTAATTCAACAAGCACAGGCTCAGCTGCTGGCAGCAGCAGTGCAGCACTCGGCCAACCAGCAGCATAACACCACTGGGGCTACAATCTCTGCGTCCGCAGCAACTCCAATCACACAAATCCCGATTTCACAGCCCATCCAAATAACGCCT gatttgcagcagctgcagcagttACAACAGCAAAACCTGAACCTACAGCAGTTCGTGCTAGTGCAGCCCGGCCACCCGATCGCAACCCAGCTGCAGCCGGCGCAGTTCATTATATCACAGACGACGCAGGGACAGTCGG GTCTCCTGCAAGCTCAAAATCTTTTAACTCAACTACCTCAACAAAGCCAAGCCAACCTCCTGCAGACACAGCCAAGCATCACCCTCACTACACAG CCAGCGACGCCGACACGCACAATAGCGGCGACCCCCATTCAGCCACTTCCACAGAGCCAGACGACACCAAAGCGAATGGACACTCCCAGCCTGGAGGAGCCCAGTGATCTGGAGGAGTTGGAGCAGTTTGCTAAGACTTTCAAACAGAGGAGAATCAAGCTGGGATTCACTCAG GGTGATGTTGGGCTTGCTATGGGAAAACTGTATGGAAATGATTTCAGCCAAACAACAATTTCTCGCTTTGAAGCCTTGAATCTCAGCTTTAAAAACATGTGCAAGCTTAAACCATTGCTCGAAAAGTGGCTAAACGATGCAG AGAATTTGACTTCTGACCAAGCTTTGTCCAGCCCAAGTGCCCTGAATTCCCCTGGACTGGGAATAGAGGGGCTGAATCGCAGGAGGAAGAAACGCACCAGCATTGAGACCAACATTAGAGTGGCCTTAGAAAAGAGCTTTCTGGAG CAGAACCAAAAACCTACCTCTGAGGAGATCACAATGATAGCTGACCAGCTGAACATGGAGAAGGAGGTAATCCGAGTCTGGTTCTGTAATCGACGGCAGAAGGAGAAGAGGATCAACCCACCTAGCAGTGGCAGTTCGAGCAGCACTCCTATCAAAGCAATCTTCCCCACATCCACCCCAATG GTGCCGAGCACTGCTAGCCTTGTGACCAGTAATACACCGACTACATTGACTGTAAACCCAGTTCTGCCTATAACAAGCACCGCTGTAACTAACCTTGGCTTCACAG GCACAACGGGCATCGGGGCAGCCACCACAAACACTGCATCGGTCATCTCGACCACTCCTGTAGCTTCCTCCGTGACCTCGCCTTCACTGAGCCCTTCCCCCACATTACACACCTCTGTCACAGAGTCCCCGAGCACGCAGGAGACCAGCACCACCACGCAGACACCCTGCTCCCTGGCCTCCTCTCTGAGCACCGGCCAGGTGATGGTCACAGCGTCAGGACTGTCGGCGGCACTGCAAGGGGCGACGCAGCTCCCTACCAACGCAGGACTTGCAGCGATGGCCGCAGCAGCTGGTCTCAATCCTGGTCTTATGGCATCCTCTCAGTTCGCGCCGGG TGGTGCCTTACTTAGCCTCAATCCAGGAACCCTCGGCAGTGCTTTAAGTCCAGCTTTGATGAGTAACAGCACTCTGGCAACTATTCAAG CTCTTGCATCTAGTGGGACTCTTCCAATAACCTCTCTGGATGCCAGTGGAAACCTGTTGTTTGCGAACGCCGGTGCCGGCCCGCTGTTCCTCAACCCCCAGAACCTCTCGCTGCTCACCAGCAACCCGGTCAGCCTGGTGTCTGCCGCGGCGGCCTCCGCAGGGGCCTCGGCTCAGGCGCTCAATCTCCAGGTCACTTCCGCAGCTGCCGAGTCCAACCAGAACGCGGTCACCTCCGCTGCGGCAGCCACCATCACTACTGCCTCCAAGGCTCAATGA